Proteins encoded by one window of Brevibacterium atlanticum:
- a CDS encoding Rieske (2Fe-2S) protein: MTKYVVANATEIAPGERKIVELEGRSIGVFNIDGEYVALLNQCPHAGAQLAAYGTIFGVSEAEGPDEKIDYQRGKSLRCPWHQWEFDIHTGQSWYDPRNTKVRKYDVEVVSGSPEDVVDPDGGVQKGPHVMEGYAVGIEDEMVVVDTSRRRKGTQSKKLRTAPCAVATATSTD, translated from the coding sequence ATGACCAAATATGTCGTCGCCAATGCAACGGAGATAGCCCCCGGAGAACGCAAAATCGTTGAACTCGAGGGCCGGTCGATCGGCGTATTCAACATCGACGGCGAGTACGTCGCCCTGCTGAACCAATGTCCTCACGCCGGTGCCCAGCTCGCAGCCTACGGCACCATCTTCGGGGTCTCGGAAGCGGAGGGACCCGATGAGAAGATCGACTACCAACGTGGCAAGTCCTTGCGGTGTCCTTGGCACCAATGGGAATTCGATATCCACACCGGCCAGTCGTGGTACGACCCACGCAATACCAAAGTCCGCAAATACGACGTCGAAGTCGTCTCCGGTTCTCCAGAAGACGTCGTCGACCCCGATGGCGGAGTACAGAAGGGTCCGCACGTGATGGAAGGCTACGCAGTCGGCATCGAAGATGAGATGGTCGTGGTCGACACCAGCCGCCGGCGCAAAGGAACTCAGAGCAAGAAGCTGAGAACAGCCCCCTGCGCTGTGGCCACGGCCACATCCACCGACTGA
- a CDS encoding aldehyde dehydrogenase family protein, with protein sequence MATVTAQLSDEYLNLIDGQWVAAQSDEWITVESPRDRNEIARVPRGGEADVDAAVSAAAHAFPMWRDTAPRSRGRILQQIADALEPHAERIARIISLENGNALRTQSRGEVAFAVDVFRYFGSLSGETKGETIPLKATALDYSRREPLGVVGAITPWNAPVQLAVMKIASAIAAGNTVVLKAAQDAPLAVLEIAKIANEHLPHGVLNVVVGFGAEAGEALIAHPNVQKLSFTGSTGVGSRVMSVASDRILPVSLELGGKNPQIVYPDADEDWVAEGTITGMRFVRQGQSCTAGSRLFVHRSILDSFVEKLKKHLAKLKVGDPLDEDSDIGAIVNKKQFEQVCSYIEEGINRESTTVAIGGQPPTEGPLSEGYYVEPTVIVGVENDWRIAQEEIFGPVMCVIPWDDEDEVIRMANDTHYGLSAFIWTHDVGKALRAAHSIEAGWIQVNQGGGQVLGQSYGGYKRSGIGREFSLEGMIESFTQRKHVSIDITH encoded by the coding sequence ATGGCTACAGTTACCGCACAGCTTTCCGATGAATACCTGAATCTGATCGATGGTCAGTGGGTCGCGGCACAAAGCGACGAATGGATCACCGTTGAAAGCCCCAGAGATCGCAATGAGATCGCACGAGTTCCGCGGGGCGGTGAGGCGGATGTCGATGCGGCAGTCTCCGCAGCCGCTCATGCTTTTCCAATGTGGAGGGATACCGCGCCTCGCAGCCGAGGACGCATTCTTCAACAGATCGCTGACGCACTCGAGCCTCACGCGGAACGCATAGCACGCATCATCTCGTTGGAGAACGGCAATGCGCTGCGGACACAATCGAGGGGAGAAGTTGCCTTCGCCGTCGATGTGTTCCGATACTTCGGCTCACTCTCCGGAGAGACCAAAGGTGAAACGATCCCGCTCAAAGCAACAGCTTTGGACTACTCTCGTCGCGAACCGCTGGGAGTGGTCGGAGCGATCACCCCGTGGAACGCACCAGTGCAACTGGCGGTGATGAAGATTGCTTCGGCGATCGCTGCTGGCAACACGGTCGTGCTCAAAGCAGCCCAAGACGCCCCTCTGGCCGTCCTTGAGATCGCCAAAATCGCCAATGAGCACCTTCCACACGGCGTCCTCAACGTTGTCGTCGGTTTCGGCGCCGAGGCCGGAGAGGCGCTCATCGCCCACCCCAATGTGCAGAAGCTGTCATTCACCGGCTCCACCGGAGTGGGCTCACGAGTGATGTCCGTCGCCTCGGACCGGATCCTTCCGGTTTCACTTGAGCTGGGTGGCAAGAACCCTCAGATCGTATATCCGGATGCCGACGAGGATTGGGTTGCCGAGGGCACGATCACCGGAATGCGTTTCGTGCGTCAAGGCCAATCATGTACTGCTGGATCTCGCCTCTTTGTGCACCGGAGCATTCTCGACTCATTCGTCGAAAAGCTCAAGAAGCACCTTGCCAAACTCAAAGTCGGCGACCCTCTCGACGAAGACTCTGACATCGGCGCAATCGTCAACAAGAAGCAGTTCGAACAAGTCTGCAGCTACATCGAAGAGGGGATCAACCGCGAAAGCACTACCGTCGCCATCGGTGGACAACCGCCCACCGAAGGTCCGTTGTCCGAGGGATACTACGTCGAGCCGACCGTGATCGTCGGTGTGGAGAATGACTGGCGCATTGCACAGGAGGAGATCTTCGGCCCCGTCATGTGCGTCATTCCCTGGGATGACGAGGACGAAGTGATCCGGATGGCCAACGACACGCACTACGGGCTGTCGGCATTCATCTGGACACACGACGTCGGCAAGGCGCTGCGTGCCGCTCATTCGATCGAGGCCGGATGGATCCAGGTCAATCAGGGCGGAGGACAAGTTCTCGGACAGTCCTACGGCGGTTACAAGCGCAGCGGAATCGGTCGAGAGTTCTCACTCGAAGGCATGATCGAGAGCTTCACTCAGAGAAAACACGTCTCCATCGACATCACGCATTGA
- a CDS encoding DHA2 family efflux MFS transporter permease subunit, translating into MSTQEHPPATEDPAATTRKHGRSVIALLVGSAFVVILNETIMSVALPSLMVDLSISASTAQWLTTGFLLTMAVVIPLTGYLLDRFSLRALFLTAMSAFSLGTLVAALAPGFGILLAGRVVQASGTAIMMPLLFTTVLNVVEPSRRGRMMGVISVVMAVAPAVGPTVSGIILAVLDWRWMFWIVLPIALIALALGAVWVRNVTELREARFDLLSVVLSALGFGGLIFGLSSIGESASGHAPIAPWIPIVIGSAALLAFVIRQIALQRTDSALLDLRTFRSRSFTLAIVLVTVVFAALFGSLILLPMYLQQVLGVDTLSVGLILLPGGVLMGAAAPLVGSLFDRFGPTPLVIPGMTVAALALWGMATFGLNTPIWWIIVVQMTLNAGLAFVFTPLLTSALGALPAALYSHGSATLSTIQQVAGAAGTALFVTLMSVQSATAGKMGADLAESTAHGTHSAFVVGASMASVGILLACFVRRPEGGGTRTPIPH; encoded by the coding sequence ATGAGCACACAAGAGCACCCGCCCGCCACTGAGGATCCTGCCGCAACGACGCGTAAGCATGGAAGGTCGGTCATCGCGCTCCTCGTCGGTTCGGCTTTCGTCGTGATCCTCAACGAGACGATCATGAGCGTGGCGCTGCCGAGTCTCATGGTCGACCTGAGTATCTCGGCGAGCACGGCGCAGTGGCTCACGACTGGCTTCCTACTGACGATGGCCGTCGTGATTCCGCTCACCGGCTACCTCCTGGATCGCTTCTCGCTGCGTGCGCTCTTTCTCACGGCGATGTCCGCATTTTCACTCGGTACCCTGGTAGCGGCCCTTGCGCCTGGATTCGGAATTCTTCTGGCAGGGCGAGTGGTGCAGGCATCAGGTACGGCGATCATGATGCCGTTGCTCTTTACGACTGTGCTGAACGTCGTCGAGCCGTCACGGAGAGGCCGCATGATGGGCGTGATTTCGGTTGTCATGGCCGTCGCACCGGCGGTCGGGCCGACTGTTTCGGGCATAATCCTTGCAGTCTTGGACTGGCGGTGGATGTTCTGGATTGTGCTGCCGATTGCACTCATCGCGCTGGCACTGGGCGCCGTGTGGGTGCGCAACGTGACAGAGCTGCGTGAGGCACGTTTCGATCTGTTGTCCGTCGTCTTGTCGGCGTTGGGCTTCGGCGGTCTGATCTTCGGCCTCAGTTCGATCGGCGAATCAGCTTCCGGGCATGCGCCGATCGCTCCGTGGATTCCCATCGTCATCGGTTCAGCTGCGTTGCTGGCATTCGTCATCCGCCAGATCGCTCTGCAGCGTACCGACAGCGCCCTTCTGGACCTGCGCACTTTCCGGTCGCGTTCGTTCACGCTCGCGATCGTCCTCGTTACGGTGGTTTTTGCCGCTCTGTTCGGCTCTCTGATCCTGTTACCGATGTATCTCCAGCAGGTGCTGGGGGTCGACACGCTCAGCGTCGGACTGATCCTTTTGCCCGGAGGTGTCCTCATGGGCGCGGCGGCTCCGCTGGTCGGCTCGCTGTTCGACCGCTTTGGACCGACGCCGCTCGTGATTCCCGGGATGACCGTGGCCGCGCTCGCGTTGTGGGGAATGGCCACTTTCGGACTCAACACGCCTATCTGGTGGATCATCGTCGTGCAGATGACTCTCAACGCGGGGCTCGCGTTCGTATTCACTCCGCTGCTCACATCGGCGCTCGGAGCCTTGCCCGCGGCTCTCTACTCGCACGGCAGTGCCACACTCAGCACGATCCAGCAGGTCGCTGGTGCCGCTGGCACCGCTCTGTTCGTCACCCTCATGTCCGTGCAGTCGGCGACGGCCGGGAAGATGGGGGCGGACCTTGCGGAGTCGACGGCGCACGGAACTCATTCCGCTTTCGTAGTGGGGGCATCCATGGCATCAGTGGGCATTCTGCTTGCGTGTTTCGTGCGACGTCCCGAGGGTGGCGGCACACGAACACCGATTCCGCACTGA
- a CDS encoding CarD family transcriptional regulator, whose product MTIEFPVENVGLIGLREPLGRSAAQSILDSMGALSQSEPENWSRRFKANEEKLASGRPERLAEVVQSLYVRKSKSELSAGERKLLLAASDLLAGELSVALGMTIDAALERIDQQLS is encoded by the coding sequence TTGACCATCGAGTTTCCAGTCGAAAACGTGGGCCTGATCGGTCTGCGCGAGCCCTTGGGACGTTCGGCGGCCCAATCGATACTTGATTCGATGGGCGCGCTCAGCCAGAGCGAACCGGAGAACTGGTCGCGCCGCTTCAAAGCGAACGAGGAGAAATTGGCATCGGGCCGCCCGGAACGCCTCGCTGAAGTCGTACAGAGCCTCTACGTCCGCAAATCCAAAAGTGAGCTTTCAGCAGGCGAGCGTAAGCTTCTGCTCGCGGCTTCTGACCTCCTCGCCGGTGAGCTGTCCGTCGCCTTGGGGATGACAATCGATGCGGCTCTCGAGCGAATCGATCAACAGCTTTCATAG
- the mmsB gene encoding 3-hydroxyisobutyrate dehydrogenase has translation MMTTIGFIGLGTMGGPMAANLVKAGYEVQGFDLIDEARQKATDSGVHVASSATAAAEGASVLITMLPKGEHVRQALLGEDSPLSVLPPGSIVIDSSTIDVPTTRDLHERGGSLGLKILDAPVSGGLAGAEAGTLTFMIGGESETVDEVRELFTTMGSRIVQAGGPGSGQVAKAANQMVFGSSLVALSEAFTFAERLGLSPEKLFDVLSTSSGDCWALHNFCPLPGLVEGSAADHDYAPKFAASLLAKDLGLAATAADSAGVELVVGLGAKSKLDELSVNSGHLDSSAVITTVGVK, from the coding sequence ATGATGACCACAATTGGATTCATAGGTCTGGGGACGATGGGCGGGCCGATGGCGGCCAATCTCGTCAAAGCCGGTTATGAGGTACAGGGCTTCGACCTTATCGATGAGGCCCGACAGAAGGCGACAGACAGTGGTGTTCACGTCGCGTCGTCTGCGACTGCTGCGGCCGAAGGCGCTAGCGTGCTCATAACGATGCTTCCCAAAGGCGAACATGTACGACAGGCGCTCCTCGGCGAAGACAGCCCCTTATCTGTTCTCCCGCCCGGCAGCATCGTCATCGATTCGTCGACAATCGATGTACCGACGACTCGCGACCTCCATGAACGAGGAGGCTCACTCGGCTTGAAGATCCTCGATGCTCCTGTTTCCGGTGGTCTCGCCGGAGCCGAGGCGGGCACTCTGACTTTCATGATCGGCGGAGAGTCCGAGACTGTCGACGAAGTGCGCGAACTCTTCACCACGATGGGTTCGCGAATCGTCCAAGCCGGGGGACCCGGGTCGGGTCAAGTAGCCAAGGCAGCGAATCAGATGGTCTTCGGCAGCAGCCTTGTCGCACTCTCGGAAGCATTCACTTTCGCAGAGCGGCTCGGTCTCTCGCCGGAGAAGCTCTTCGACGTCCTCAGCACCTCGTCGGGCGACTGCTGGGCACTGCACAATTTCTGCCCGCTCCCTGGACTCGTCGAAGGATCCGCCGCTGATCATGACTATGCGCCCAAATTTGCCGCCAGCCTGCTTGCTAAGGACCTTGGTCTCGCCGCCACTGCCGCCGACAGCGCAGGAGTCGAACTCGTCGTCGGTCTCGGGGCGAAAAGCAAACTCGATGAGCTTTCGGTGAACAGCGGACATCTCGATTCCTCGGCAGTCATCACCACAGTCGGCGTGAAGTAG
- a CDS encoding amidohydrolase family protein, giving the protein MTTIDRVEATGILGAPVVDTGVIDVDIHPTPQEGKINTYLPAKWRKHMDEYGVRTTNGLQSIGEYPQMYGGAMRADAWPENGFPGSDLGLIQEQLLDLHNVQLGVLQCLAPGGQTLNPASQALNPELGAVLCSAINDWQLECLVYPDPRLRAAIPVTLDCPEFAIKEIKRVGDDPGVVSILGLSKTLEPLGSRRYWPLYEAAIEAGLPFQFHLSTGGGHANTGTGWTSYHTEYHVGHVQSFQSQMLSLILSGTFDRYPELKIMFVEGNVVHFASLLERLEYHWKTLSSEVDLQRKPSEYIHDHIWASTQPIDEPEKPAHLADMIEEFCADNVLYASDYPHFDFDSPETVFPPSFPQDLREKILRKNGQKFFGLEVTES; this is encoded by the coding sequence ATGACTACCATCGATCGAGTAGAAGCCACTGGAATTCTGGGAGCCCCCGTCGTCGACACCGGGGTGATCGATGTCGATATTCACCCGACACCCCAGGAAGGAAAGATCAACACATATCTGCCGGCCAAATGGCGAAAGCACATGGACGAGTACGGGGTCCGAACGACCAATGGTCTGCAGTCCATCGGCGAGTACCCACAGATGTACGGTGGAGCGATGCGGGCGGATGCCTGGCCGGAGAACGGTTTTCCCGGCTCCGACCTCGGCCTGATTCAAGAGCAGCTGCTGGATCTGCACAATGTCCAGCTCGGCGTTCTCCAATGCCTGGCACCCGGCGGCCAGACGCTCAACCCGGCCTCGCAGGCGCTGAATCCGGAACTGGGCGCTGTGCTGTGCTCGGCCATCAACGACTGGCAGCTTGAATGTCTCGTGTACCCGGACCCACGGCTGAGGGCGGCGATTCCCGTCACTCTCGACTGCCCGGAGTTTGCCATCAAGGAGATCAAGCGAGTCGGTGACGACCCCGGAGTGGTGTCCATCCTGGGCCTCAGCAAGACGCTCGAACCGCTGGGCAGCCGTCGGTATTGGCCACTGTACGAAGCTGCGATCGAAGCGGGCCTACCGTTCCAATTCCACCTGTCCACCGGCGGCGGACATGCCAACACCGGCACCGGCTGGACGTCTTACCACACCGAATACCACGTCGGTCATGTCCAGAGCTTCCAGTCACAGATGCTGAGCCTGATCCTGTCCGGAACCTTCGACAGGTACCCAGAACTGAAGATCATGTTCGTCGAAGGAAACGTCGTCCACTTCGCCTCACTTCTTGAGCGATTGGAGTACCACTGGAAGACCCTCAGCAGCGAAGTGGATCTGCAACGCAAGCCAAGCGAATACATCCACGATCACATCTGGGCTTCCACTCAGCCCATTGACGAACCGGAGAAGCCGGCACACCTTGCCGACATGATCGAGGAATTCTGCGCAGACAACGTACTCTACGCCTCGGATTATCCTCATTTCGACTTCGATTCCCCGGAAACCGTCTTTCCGCCGAGCTTCCCCCAGGATCTGCGCGAGAAGATCCTGCGCAAGAACGGCCAGAAGTTCTTCGGACTGGAGGTCACCGAATCATGA
- a CDS encoding PDR/VanB family oxidoreductase, whose product MNSPTALKTRANNIDVVELETTIADITDEADGVRSIEFVHAEGDELPPWEPGAHIDVLIGPDLERQYSLCGSTETPHSWRIAVLKEPESRGGSQWMHEELKVGDRIRIRGPRNNFSLVDADEYIFIAGGIGITPLLPMIAHCESNGKPWRLTYGGRSEASMAFIDTLALHGEKVEFWPQDRAGIIDLDTLLANPRDNVAVFCCGPGPLLDAVEKQCERWPKGTLHVERFRPSKNALSGENTAFEVELDESGQVIDVAADQSIVEALEAAGIHIPTSCREGTCGTCETVVLDGVPDHRDSFLTDQEKESNEVMMPCCSRAKCPRLVLDL is encoded by the coding sequence ATGAATTCCCCCACCGCGCTGAAGACACGCGCTAACAACATCGACGTCGTCGAGCTCGAGACAACCATCGCTGATATCACAGACGAGGCAGACGGAGTACGCTCGATCGAGTTCGTCCATGCCGAGGGCGACGAGCTTCCACCGTGGGAACCAGGAGCTCACATCGATGTTCTCATCGGCCCCGATCTCGAACGACAGTACTCTCTGTGCGGCAGCACAGAGACTCCTCACAGTTGGAGAATTGCCGTTCTGAAGGAACCCGAAAGCCGCGGCGGCTCACAATGGATGCATGAGGAGCTGAAGGTCGGCGATCGAATAAGAATTCGTGGCCCTCGGAACAACTTCAGCCTTGTCGATGCCGACGAGTACATCTTCATCGCCGGCGGAATCGGGATCACTCCGCTCTTGCCGATGATTGCGCACTGCGAATCGAACGGCAAGCCTTGGCGACTTACCTACGGTGGTCGATCGGAGGCCTCGATGGCCTTCATCGATACACTCGCATTGCACGGCGAGAAGGTGGAGTTCTGGCCACAAGACCGCGCCGGCATCATCGACCTGGACACGCTCCTCGCAAACCCCCGCGACAATGTGGCAGTATTCTGCTGTGGTCCCGGGCCGCTCCTGGACGCGGTCGAGAAGCAATGCGAGCGGTGGCCGAAGGGCACTCTCCATGTCGAACGCTTCCGTCCAAGCAAGAATGCATTGTCAGGTGAGAACACGGCGTTCGAAGTCGAGCTCGACGAGAGTGGGCAAGTCATTGACGTCGCAGCTGATCAGTCTATCGTCGAAGCTCTCGAGGCTGCTGGAATTCACATACCGACTTCCTGCAGGGAAGGAACCTGTGGTACCTGTGAGACCGTCGTTCTCGACGGAGTCCCCGACCATCGAGACTCCTTCCTCACCGACCAGGAGAAAGAATCAAACGAGGTCATGATGCCGTGCTGTTCTCGCGCGAAGTGCCCACGGCTCGTGCTCGACCTCTGA
- a CDS encoding amidohydrolase family protein, whose protein sequence is MTDHEAFLRELGETEIMSTSIADQAPLSADTNVRSAVVDCDVHPILPSPNSLLPYLDEYWGDQMVAALSPNYEPNYHPRGSAIAQRPGVSVDDDGRAATSVESLTKDVFADGFADYAVLNCLYAVQQIHQPRREAAHARALNEWIAHEWLDRDPRLRASIVVPMGTPRAAADEIAYWADRDSRFVQVLVLGQSEVLLGREINWPIWEAAEQAGLPVAIHIGGVFRQAPTSVGWPTTYLEWYVGQQANFEAQLASIVSEGVLQKFPNTKVVVTEAGFNWLPPFMWKFDKLWKSYRPDIPWLDRAPSELIREHFRFTTAPADGAEEPGRLDTIVDRMGSDRLLVYSSDYPHNHRSAPRGIETGTNDSSLLDRIYQHNAADLYRLVVPTSGKE, encoded by the coding sequence GTGACAGACCACGAGGCATTCCTAAGAGAGTTAGGTGAAACCGAAATCATGAGTACGAGCATTGCCGATCAAGCGCCTCTCAGCGCGGATACGAACGTCCGGTCAGCGGTTGTGGACTGTGACGTCCATCCGATATTGCCGTCGCCGAACTCCCTGCTCCCCTATTTGGATGAGTATTGGGGCGACCAGATGGTGGCGGCCCTATCCCCCAACTATGAGCCCAACTACCACCCACGTGGATCCGCGATTGCACAGCGCCCGGGCGTCTCCGTCGATGATGATGGGCGCGCGGCCACCTCGGTGGAATCTTTGACCAAAGACGTCTTCGCCGACGGATTCGCCGACTACGCCGTCCTCAATTGTCTCTATGCCGTTCAGCAGATTCATCAGCCGAGACGCGAAGCGGCACATGCGCGGGCGTTGAATGAATGGATCGCACATGAGTGGCTCGACCGCGATCCACGTCTCCGCGCGTCGATCGTCGTCCCCATGGGCACACCACGAGCGGCCGCCGATGAGATCGCCTACTGGGCGGACAGAGATAGCCGTTTCGTCCAAGTGCTCGTCCTCGGCCAGTCGGAAGTGCTGCTCGGGCGAGAAATCAACTGGCCCATCTGGGAAGCCGCTGAGCAGGCCGGCCTGCCCGTAGCCATTCATATCGGAGGAGTCTTTAGACAGGCCCCGACGTCGGTCGGCTGGCCGACGACGTACCTCGAATGGTACGTAGGCCAACAAGCGAATTTCGAAGCTCAGCTCGCGTCAATCGTCTCGGAAGGCGTCCTGCAGAAGTTTCCGAACACCAAGGTCGTCGTGACAGAGGCGGGGTTCAATTGGCTTCCACCGTTCATGTGGAAGTTCGACAAGCTGTGGAAGAGCTACCGGCCCGACATCCCCTGGCTCGACCGAGCGCCGTCCGAGCTCATCCGCGAACATTTCCGCTTCACCACTGCACCCGCTGACGGCGCCGAGGAACCAGGTCGCCTCGACACCATCGTCGATCGAATGGGGTCAGATCGCCTCCTCGTCTATTCGAGCGACTATCCGCACAACCACCGTTCCGCCCCCCGCGGCATCGAGACCGGAACCAACGATTCTTCGCTGCTGGACCGGATCTATCAGCACAATGCCGCAGACCTCTACCGCCTTGTCGTCCCCACTTCAGGAAAGGAATGA
- a CDS encoding GntR family transcriptional regulator, with the protein MGVVQALPESSAIDAADEPQRRDTISFHVPQGVAPDGAGDRPSVLGQLPPRDTTALVRDVRDRLRLAIVLGEIQTGSRLNQVKLAQQLGVSRMPVRTAITELVTEGILEVVPGGGVIVSPLTADDVRNVFEVRGALEIRAARTVAVDQPTWGIAKIEKIVDAHRSHFHEYAPAQLLTADRDFHMAILDATGNPFFRRSIMPVWSTVERAMVQVLNLSEVFEQAWTQHDQIARAIRAGDADEVEATSREHLEFAAEALARAILVDSADPATGVT; encoded by the coding sequence ATGGGCGTTGTGCAGGCTTTACCCGAGTCTTCAGCCATCGACGCCGCCGACGAGCCGCAGCGGAGGGATACTATCTCTTTTCATGTCCCACAGGGCGTCGCGCCTGACGGCGCCGGCGACCGGCCGAGTGTTCTTGGGCAGCTGCCGCCGCGCGACACGACTGCTCTCGTCCGAGACGTCCGAGATCGGTTGCGCCTTGCCATCGTCTTAGGGGAGATTCAAACCGGATCACGGCTCAATCAGGTGAAGCTGGCGCAGCAGTTGGGCGTAAGCCGCATGCCGGTGCGAACAGCCATCACTGAGTTGGTGACCGAAGGGATTCTTGAAGTCGTGCCGGGCGGCGGTGTCATCGTGAGTCCGCTGACCGCAGACGACGTGCGCAATGTTTTCGAGGTGCGCGGCGCATTGGAGATTCGCGCGGCTCGAACTGTCGCCGTAGACCAGCCGACTTGGGGGATTGCGAAGATCGAAAAGATCGTCGATGCGCACAGATCTCATTTCCACGAGTATGCGCCAGCGCAGTTGCTCACGGCCGATCGTGACTTCCATATGGCCATCCTCGATGCGACGGGAAACCCTTTCTTCCGTCGATCCATCATGCCGGTATGGTCGACTGTCGAACGTGCCATGGTCCAGGTGCTCAATCTGAGTGAGGTCTTTGAGCAGGCTTGGACGCAGCACGATCAGATAGCTCGGGCTATCCGCGCGGGTGACGCAGACGAGGTCGAAGCAACTTCCCGCGAGCACCTGGAATTCGCCGCAGAGGCACTTGCCCGGGCGATCCTCGTCGATTCTGCAGACCCTGCGACCGGGGTGACGTGA
- a CDS encoding LysR family transcriptional regulator, producing MNFQDLRYFLALTRYGRLSIAAQRLEVEHTTIRRRVSALEKDLGVRLFDKTPSGWVLTAAGQRLLPHAQKIEQEADAAQAAVSDRKHRPQGTVRIVATDGFGGGVIAPSLGRLRAEYPEIDVELVTTSNLLSYAVGEFDIAVTLHRPERPGFSMTHLCEYDLRLYGNSRYLDQNPPISEERDLSAHDIVWFVESLLDLPELQSAQGLATKANIVFRTTNLFAQVEAAASGVGLGLLPCFLAHHDSRLQPVLHSRVRARRSFWMIVPSRLANTERVSAVCEHLVAMARAEAGRLVPPIDTDEYGDPMEGVERE from the coding sequence ATGAACTTTCAGGATCTCAGGTATTTCCTCGCCCTCACCCGCTACGGCAGACTCTCAATTGCTGCACAGAGGCTTGAAGTGGAGCACACTACGATCCGCCGTCGTGTCAGCGCACTTGAGAAGGATCTCGGAGTCCGCCTTTTCGATAAGACGCCGAGTGGATGGGTCTTGACGGCTGCGGGACAGCGACTGCTGCCCCACGCACAGAAGATCGAGCAGGAAGCGGACGCGGCGCAGGCAGCCGTCAGTGATCGGAAGCATCGCCCCCAGGGAACTGTCCGGATCGTCGCCACAGATGGATTCGGCGGGGGAGTGATCGCACCAAGTCTGGGGCGGCTTCGAGCTGAGTATCCTGAGATCGATGTCGAGCTCGTGACGACCAGCAACCTGCTCAGTTACGCAGTCGGCGAATTCGACATTGCCGTGACTCTGCACCGACCGGAGCGGCCCGGTTTCAGCATGACGCACCTGTGTGAGTACGATCTGCGACTGTATGGAAACTCTCGGTATCTCGACCAGAATCCGCCGATCAGCGAGGAACGCGACCTTTCCGCTCACGATATCGTGTGGTTCGTCGAGTCGCTGCTGGATCTTCCTGAACTGCAAAGCGCTCAGGGTCTGGCTACCAAAGCGAACATCGTCTTCCGAACGACGAATCTCTTCGCCCAAGTGGAAGCGGCGGCGAGTGGCGTCGGTCTTGGTCTTCTGCCGTGTTTTCTCGCCCACCATGACTCCCGTCTGCAACCTGTACTGCATTCTCGTGTCAGAGCCAGGCGAAGCTTCTGGATGATCGTTCCCTCGCGACTGGCGAACACTGAGCGGGTGTCGGCCGTGTGTGAACATCTCGTTGCGATGGCCCGTGCGGAGGCCGGTCGTCTCGTGCCGCCAATCGACACAGACGAATACGGCGATCCGATGGAAGGCGTCGAACGCGAGTGA